One genomic region from Nitrospirota bacterium encodes:
- the pilO gene encoding type 4a pilus biogenesis protein PilO, with amino-acid sequence MTRTITIRRLGVPLALAVIALAADAIIYAAVLAPSRAVVDETDTTWRSERDRIARFKTYQQAHEQVSKLTERATAREDLPEVVTTLASLAKRRGLKIPEVNYQPERVDLKDFQKVSLTFALSGPYANVRRFLDDLERSSPFLAVESLALERAKKKEEGELEVRVKVAAYLRTA; translated from the coding sequence GTGACCAGAACGATCACCATCCGCCGGCTGGGCGTACCGCTGGCGTTGGCCGTGATCGCATTGGCGGCCGACGCGATCATCTATGCGGCGGTGCTGGCTCCCAGCCGAGCCGTCGTGGATGAAACCGACACGACGTGGCGGAGCGAGCGCGACAGGATCGCGCGGTTCAAGACCTACCAACAAGCACACGAACAGGTCAGCAAGCTGACCGAACGCGCAACGGCTCGGGAGGATCTTCCAGAAGTGGTGACGACCCTGGCCTCGCTGGCCAAGCGGCGCGGGCTGAAAATTCCAGAAGTCAATTACCAACCTGAGCGCGTTGATTTGAAGGACTTCCAGAAGGTGTCACTGACCTTCGCGCTGTCGGGCCCCTACGCCAATGTCCGCCGATTCCTCGACGACCTCGAACGGAGCAGCCCGTTTCTTGCCGTGGAAAGCCTGGCTCTGGAGCGTGCGAAGAAGAAGGAGGAAGGCGAGCTCGAGGTCCGGGTCAAGGTCGCGGCGTATTTGAGGACCGCGTAA
- a CDS encoding PilN domain-containing protein produces the protein MALSMVRDPEPFRTDFASPDYARARLVGAGLYAASLLGVVLAAAMWWWASENRREVTALQENVGRVQQQASRLRDELRGVGFSPDDSAAVDALAKQVAALNQVLEAKAFSWTGLLNDLEAAVPRKVSVSSLRLDLKTRTLTLDGVALALQDVTALMTSLQESGRFTDVFLQQQRNTEDNRTEFTIQCTYRGRA, from the coding sequence ATGGCGCTGTCGATGGTTCGAGACCCGGAACCGTTCCGCACGGACTTCGCGTCCCCCGATTACGCGCGCGCGCGCCTGGTCGGTGCGGGGCTGTACGCCGCGTCGCTCCTGGGGGTGGTGTTGGCCGCGGCGATGTGGTGGTGGGCGTCCGAGAACCGTCGCGAGGTCACGGCGCTCCAGGAGAACGTGGGCCGCGTCCAGCAGCAGGCGTCCCGGCTGCGGGACGAACTCCGCGGTGTCGGGTTCTCGCCAGACGACTCCGCCGCGGTCGACGCCCTGGCCAAGCAAGTCGCCGCGTTGAACCAAGTCCTGGAAGCCAAGGCGTTTTCGTGGACGGGGTTGCTGAACGACCTTGAGGCCGCGGTGCCGCGTAAGGTGTCGGTGAGCAGCCTTCGCCTCGATCTCAAGACCAGGACGCTGACACTCGACGGCGTGGCCCTCGCGCTGCAGGACGTCACGGCACTCATGACCTCGCTCCAGGAGAGCGGCCGGTTCACGGACGTCTTCCTTCAACAACAAAGAAATACCGAGGACAACCGCACCGAGTTCACGATTCAATGCACGTATCGAGGACGGGCGTGA
- a CDS encoding GspE/PulE family protein produces the protein MREQRWLGAVLVELGAIDEEQLAKALAEQWRLTYYSLDGFHLDQEFFKTIPVELMYRYPFVPYEDRDGVLTIVLADPTNLPLLDELELVLRRELRFGIGSRTAVLEALKRSEGSSQVLKRIEVDFRPVLIKEDDRGEEVLSVEKISKDTSPVVRLVDTTILNALQKRASDIHIEVGERGVIIKYRVDGVLYPAMEPLDLKFHAPLISRIKVMSELDIAEKRTPQDGRFKLRLDQKKVDFRVSILPGIFGEAVVIRILDKEYITAGVNQLRLDRLGFNPEDLRRFRRSIVEPYGMVLVTGPTGSGKTTTLYAAIEEINNQDDKIITIEDPVEYQLRNVVQIPVNEKKGLTFAKGLRSILRHDPDKIMVGEIRDSETAQIAIQSALTGHLVFTTVHANNAFDVIGRFVNMGIEPYNFVSSLNCILAQRLVRAICAHCRETVSVTQEACEASGLSYEQYRDTEFYQGRGCPECHGTGFKGRRAITEFLDLSDSIREMILDRRPSSEIRKAAIKEGLTSLRQAGLEKVLRGETTLREINRVTFIE, from the coding sequence ATGCGCGAGCAGCGCTGGTTGGGTGCGGTTCTGGTGGAGTTGGGGGCCATCGACGAGGAGCAACTCGCCAAGGCCCTGGCCGAGCAATGGCGCCTCACCTACTACTCGCTCGACGGGTTTCACCTTGATCAAGAGTTTTTCAAGACCATCCCGGTGGAACTGATGTACCGGTATCCCTTCGTGCCCTACGAGGACCGCGACGGCGTGCTCACCATCGTGCTGGCCGATCCCACCAACCTGCCGCTCCTGGACGAGCTCGAATTGGTGCTCCGGCGGGAGCTCCGGTTCGGCATCGGCAGCCGCACCGCCGTCCTGGAGGCGCTCAAGCGCAGCGAGGGCTCCTCGCAGGTGCTCAAGCGAATCGAGGTGGACTTTCGTCCGGTGTTGATCAAGGAGGACGATCGCGGCGAAGAGGTCCTCTCGGTCGAAAAGATTTCCAAGGACACGAGTCCGGTGGTGCGCCTGGTGGACACCACGATCCTGAACGCGCTGCAAAAGCGGGCGAGCGATATCCATATCGAAGTCGGCGAGCGCGGGGTGATCATCAAGTACCGGGTCGATGGGGTGTTGTATCCGGCGATGGAGCCGCTGGATCTCAAGTTCCACGCCCCGCTGATCTCGCGGATCAAAGTCATGTCGGAGCTGGATATCGCCGAGAAGCGGACGCCGCAGGACGGACGCTTCAAACTCCGGCTCGACCAAAAGAAAGTCGACTTCCGGGTGTCGATCCTCCCCGGAATCTTCGGCGAAGCCGTGGTGATCCGGATCTTGGACAAGGAGTACATCACGGCGGGCGTCAACCAACTGCGGCTCGATCGGTTGGGGTTCAACCCCGAGGACCTGCGTCGGTTTCGGCGATCGATCGTCGAACCGTACGGCATGGTCCTGGTCACCGGGCCCACCGGGAGCGGCAAAACCACCACGTTGTACGCGGCCATCGAAGAGATCAACAATCAAGACGACAAGATCATCACCATCGAAGATCCCGTCGAATATCAACTGCGCAACGTGGTGCAAATTCCGGTCAATGAAAAGAAGGGGCTCACGTTCGCCAAGGGGCTGCGGTCGATCCTGCGCCACGATCCGGACAAGATCATGGTCGGTGAGATTCGCGACTCGGAGACCGCGCAGATCGCCATCCAGTCGGCGCTCACCGGTCACTTGGTGTTCACCACGGTGCACGCCAACAACGCCTTCGACGTGATCGGCCGGTTCGTGAACATGGGGATCGAGCCTTATAATTTCGTGTCGTCGCTGAACTGCATCCTTGCCCAGCGGCTGGTGCGCGCGATCTGCGCCCACTGCCGCGAGACCGTGTCGGTCACGCAGGAGGCGTGTGAGGCGTCGGGGCTGAGTTACGAGCAGTACCGCGACACGGAGTTCTACCAGGGACGCGGGTGCCCGGAGTGCCACGGCACCGGGTTCAAAGGGCGGCGGGCGATCACGGAATTCCTCGACCTGTCGGATTCGATCCGGGAAATGATCCTCGACCGCCGGCCGTCGTCCGAAATTCGGAAAGCGGCGATCAAAGAGGGGCTGACCTCCCTGCGCCAGGCCGGGCTGGAGAAAGTGTTGCGGGGCGAGACCACGCTGCGCGAGATCAACCGAGTCACGTTCATCGAGTGA
- a CDS encoding type II secretion system F family protein, producing the protein MPTFVCRIGNADGTVLEERLDAEDEADARSRLDRRGVVVFAVKPAGYLKPWSSGWPALQRRLPPREFLVFNQELLVLIKAGLPIMRALDILAARSGIGAFQGVLTDVRERVRGGSALADAMAAHPRHFSELFVASLRSGERSGNVVEMLTRYQAFMKRMLAVRKKILGALSYPAFLLAVGVGVIVFLLTFVMPTFLDVYREAQSELPLATRWLMAVVDFSRRWALLLGLGVVAVVVALRLWRRTDRGRRIMDRLLLGSPLVGSVVRTHYTITVSRTLATILAGGIPLVSALRMVADSVPNRMVAAHLGRVIDRVKTGTGLAAAFSVDGFMPRMTLEMIEVGETTGALEEMLNQVADFHEDELDRALTRITTWVEPALLLTMGFLVAVVVITMYLPIFNLAGTIK; encoded by the coding sequence ATGCCCACCTTCGTCTGTCGAATCGGCAATGCTGACGGCACAGTGCTGGAAGAGCGGCTGGACGCGGAAGATGAGGCGGACGCCAGAAGCCGCCTCGACCGGCGCGGCGTGGTGGTTTTTGCGGTCAAGCCGGCCGGGTACCTTAAGCCCTGGTCCAGCGGCTGGCCGGCGCTGCAGCGGCGACTCCCTCCCCGCGAATTTCTCGTGTTCAACCAGGAACTGTTGGTGCTGATCAAAGCCGGCCTCCCGATTATGCGCGCACTCGACATCCTGGCCGCCCGGAGCGGCATCGGCGCGTTTCAGGGCGTGCTGACCGACGTGCGCGAGCGAGTCCGCGGCGGGTCCGCACTGGCGGACGCGATGGCGGCCCACCCGCGCCACTTCTCCGAACTCTTCGTGGCGTCGCTGCGGTCCGGCGAACGCAGCGGGAACGTCGTGGAGATGCTCACCCGGTATCAGGCGTTCATGAAACGCATGCTGGCGGTCCGCAAGAAGATCCTCGGCGCGTTGTCGTACCCCGCGTTTCTGCTGGCGGTAGGGGTGGGCGTCATCGTCTTTCTGCTCACGTTCGTGATGCCGACGTTCCTGGACGTCTACCGCGAAGCGCAATCCGAGCTGCCCCTGGCCACCCGGTGGCTCATGGCGGTGGTGGACTTCTCCCGACGGTGGGCCCTGCTCTTGGGCCTGGGGGTGGTCGCGGTCGTGGTCGCGCTTCGCCTGTGGCGTCGAACCGACCGCGGCCGGCGGATCATGGACCGCCTGCTGCTCGGCTCGCCCCTGGTCGGATCAGTGGTTCGGACGCATTACACCATCACCGTGTCCCGGACGCTGGCAACGATTCTCGCGGGCGGCATCCCGTTGGTCTCAGCCCTCCGGATGGTGGCGGACTCGGTACCCAATCGCATGGTGGCGGCGCATCTCGGGCGCGTGATCGACCGCGTCAAGACGGGGACGGGCCTGGCGGCCGCCTTTTCCGTGGACGGGTTCATGCCGCGTATGACGCTGGAGATGATCGAGGTCGGTGAAACCACGGGCGCGCTCGAGGAGATGCTCAACCAGGTGGCGGATTTCCACGAAGACGAACTCGACCGGGCCCTGACGCGGATTACCACGTGGGTCGAACCCGCCCTGTTGTTGACCATGGGTTTTCTGGTGGCGGTGGTGGTCATCACCATGTATCTACCGATCTTTAATCTGGCCGGGACGATCAAGTGA
- the mazG gene encoding nucleoside triphosphate pyrophosphohydrolase: MTGSAHPEPCACQRVADIMARLRAPGGCPWDREQTHQSLVPYLIEETYETVDAIASGELAALKEELGDLALQIAFHAQLAAEVGAFTFDDVFRACGDKLIRRHPHVFDAAGPRARTAGEVVGQWDEIKQREGKPARGPSLADGAPKGLPALAKAQHVQTRAARVGFDWANAEDVLAKLDEEIAELREAVSGRDQHRMSQELGDLLFTAVNLARRFHLDPESSLRGSIARFASRFAHMERAAGRPLADLEAEELDRLWERAKTDETSAPGSDAGPG; encoded by the coding sequence GTGACCGGTTCCGCCCACCCCGAACCTTGCGCGTGTCAGCGCGTGGCCGACATCATGGCGCGGCTTCGCGCGCCAGGCGGCTGTCCGTGGGACCGCGAGCAGACGCACCAATCGCTGGTGCCGTATCTCATCGAAGAGACCTACGAAACCGTAGACGCCATCGCCTCCGGCGAGCTCGCAGCGCTCAAAGAGGAACTCGGTGATCTGGCGCTGCAAATCGCGTTTCACGCACAGTTGGCGGCTGAAGTCGGGGCGTTTACCTTTGACGATGTGTTCCGGGCGTGCGGCGACAAGTTGATCCGACGACACCCACACGTGTTCGACGCCGCTGGCCCGCGAGCCCGCACGGCCGGTGAGGTCGTCGGCCAGTGGGATGAGATCAAACAGCGTGAGGGGAAGCCCGCGCGCGGCCCGTCGCTGGCGGACGGGGCGCCCAAGGGCCTGCCCGCGCTCGCCAAGGCCCAGCACGTGCAGACCCGCGCGGCGCGGGTGGGATTCGATTGGGCCAACGCGGAGGACGTGCTGGCCAAGCTGGACGAGGAGATCGCGGAGCTGCGGGAGGCTGTCAGCGGGCGCGACCAGCACCGGATGAGCCAAGAACTGGGTGACCTCCTGTTTACGGCCGTCAACCTGGCGCGCCGGTTCCATCTCGACCCGGAATCCTCCCTGCGCGGCAGCATCGCCCGCTTTGCGTCGCGTTTCGCCCACATGGAACGCGCCGCCGGTCGTCCCCTTGCCGATCTCGAAGCCGAAGAACTCGACCGGCTGTGGGAACGGGCAAAGACGGACGAGACGTCTGCCCCGGGCTCCGACGCGGGGCCCGGCTGA
- a CDS encoding SDR family NAD(P)-dependent oxidoreductase, translated as MLLDGKVCLVTGGGSGIGAAIARAFAREGAEVVICGRRAATLEATRDQIAAAGHHVLAVPTDLTRTQDTARLIEHVRERFGCLDVLVNNAGILGAHAPIADYPDDEWEAVLASNLTAVFHLTKAALRLMRSGGSIITVSSSVGRVGRAGWGVYAVSKFGIEGLSQVLADELRARGIRVNTVNPGGTRTAMRAAAYPDEDPATLPSPDDVTPIFVYLASDRSAGVTGGAFNAREWRPAPDPVVARSPVS; from the coding sequence ATGCTCTTGGACGGCAAGGTCTGCCTGGTGACTGGCGGGGGGAGCGGGATCGGCGCGGCCATTGCGCGGGCGTTTGCGCGCGAAGGAGCCGAAGTCGTGATCTGTGGGCGAAGGGCGGCAACGTTGGAGGCCACGCGCGATCAGATTGCGGCAGCCGGCCATCACGTGCTCGCCGTGCCGACCGACCTCACGAGGACCCAGGACACCGCTCGGCTGATCGAACACGTCCGAGAACGATTCGGCTGCCTGGATGTGCTCGTCAACAACGCGGGCATCCTTGGAGCACACGCGCCGATCGCGGACTATCCCGACGACGAGTGGGAGGCGGTGCTCGCGTCGAACCTGACCGCGGTCTTTCACCTCACCAAGGCCGCGCTGCGCTTGATGCGGAGCGGTGGGTCGATCATCACCGTGTCCTCCAGCGTCGGCCGTGTCGGTCGCGCGGGGTGGGGCGTGTATGCGGTCTCCAAGTTCGGCATCGAGGGCCTCTCACAGGTGTTGGCCGATGAATTGCGAGCGCGCGGCATCCGCGTCAACACGGTCAATCCCGGCGGCACACGCACCGCCATGCGCGCGGCGGCGTATCCCGATGAAGACCCCGCGACGCTCCCGTCACCCGACGATGTGACGCCGATCTTCGTGTATCTCGCGTCGGATCGATCCGCCGGCGTCACCGGCGGCGCGTTCAACGCCCGGGAGTGGCGCCCGGCGCCGGATCCGGTCGTTGCGCGGTCTCCCGTGTCGTGA
- a CDS encoding tetratricopeptide repeat protein, which yields MSLPESIRAVRSWIVLGLILIATAVTYRGVAANDFVMDDFHTVRDNPAVRSFALAGSWFVSPHATSVFRDRNLYRPIMVASHAIDYAIWGAKPGPYHLTNLLIHLGVVVFVFLLGRRVGGGDTAALCAAAVVSLHPINAEAVNYLSARSSSLSALFILAAIWAYERAIESGVRESGVRWWWAAALTFGALSLGTKEVGGVLPLLVLVWERIQRPTSWWSVARRVAPWVVLVAVYGIIRTLVLSDAESAISSRFDQHILFAIKIGLTSLAYWFWPSGLAPDQGWAIRIEMDEARWLVLGAVSAALGTALIMRINRRVGWCVLWFWISLLPVGALAFMVRFFLYEDHRVYLSGIGLAWGMGIAFAAITRRWASRPVACGAWIVTLGMLAAFAVRQDLNRTAVWVDSPTLWEDVLKKDPDNVQGLNVRGLNLLGTGHPQEALQAFTRAVELEPRLPKTHNNLGMAYAHLGEWSKAIPAFEQATRLLPRYVEAHLHLGETYEALGRWDDALAAYERLAGIDPGDVRAWGRAGNVLERQGRHQEAAERYRRALENDPTNVEVLEALGAVSLRLGRWQDARAAYEALLARLPSDPAYDALRTQAKSALARLDSNDR from the coding sequence ATGAGCCTGCCGGAGTCGATCCGCGCCGTCCGGTCGTGGATCGTGTTGGGGCTGATCCTGATCGCCACCGCGGTGACGTATCGCGGAGTGGCCGCCAACGATTTTGTGATGGATGACTTTCACACCGTGAGGGACAATCCCGCGGTGCGATCGTTCGCCCTGGCCGGGAGTTGGTTCGTTTCTCCGCACGCGACCAGCGTCTTCCGCGACCGTAACCTCTATCGCCCCATTATGGTGGCAAGCCACGCTATCGACTATGCGATTTGGGGCGCCAAACCGGGACCCTACCACCTCACCAACCTGCTGATCCACCTGGGCGTGGTGGTTTTCGTCTTCCTCTTAGGCAGACGGGTTGGCGGAGGCGACACCGCCGCGCTCTGCGCCGCCGCGGTGGTGTCGCTGCACCCGATCAACGCCGAAGCCGTCAATTACCTCAGCGCGCGATCGTCCTCCCTGTCCGCTCTGTTTATCCTGGCCGCGATCTGGGCATACGAGCGGGCCATCGAATCTGGCGTGCGCGAGTCTGGCGTGCGATGGTGGTGGGCCGCGGCGCTGACCTTCGGCGCGCTCTCCCTGGGAACCAAGGAGGTCGGGGGGGTGCTCCCGCTCCTGGTCCTGGTCTGGGAGCGCATTCAACGCCCGACGTCGTGGTGGAGCGTGGCGCGTCGAGTGGCGCCCTGGGTGGTACTCGTCGCGGTCTACGGAATCATCCGGACACTCGTCCTCAGTGATGCGGAGAGCGCGATCTCATCGAGGTTCGACCAGCACATCCTGTTTGCCATCAAGATCGGGCTGACTTCGCTGGCCTACTGGTTCTGGCCCAGCGGGCTCGCTCCGGACCAAGGCTGGGCCATTCGCATCGAAATGGACGAAGCGAGGTGGTTGGTGTTGGGCGCCGTGAGCGCCGCGTTGGGCACCGCGCTCATCATGCGGATCAACCGACGAGTCGGCTGGTGTGTGCTGTGGTTTTGGATTTCCCTGCTGCCGGTGGGTGCGCTCGCGTTCATGGTGCGCTTCTTCTTGTACGAAGACCATCGGGTCTATCTATCCGGCATCGGTCTCGCTTGGGGGATGGGCATCGCGTTCGCCGCCATCACGCGCCGGTGGGCGTCGCGGCCGGTTGCCTGCGGTGCATGGATCGTGACCTTGGGGATGCTCGCGGCATTCGCTGTACGGCAAGATCTGAACCGAACCGCGGTGTGGGTGGATTCTCCGACTCTTTGGGAGGACGTTCTGAAAAAGGACCCTGACAACGTCCAGGGTCTGAACGTGCGCGGGCTGAACCTGCTGGGGACGGGGCATCCCCAGGAAGCCCTCCAAGCATTCACCCGCGCGGTGGAACTGGAGCCGAGGCTTCCGAAGACCCACAATAACCTTGGGATGGCGTATGCCCATCTGGGCGAGTGGTCCAAGGCCATTCCGGCATTCGAGCAGGCCACCCGACTCCTGCCGCGTTACGTCGAGGCGCACCTTCATCTCGGCGAAACCTACGAGGCGCTCGGGCGCTGGGACGACGCCTTGGCGGCGTATGAGCGCCTGGCCGGCATCGACCCGGGAGACGTCCGCGCGTGGGGCCGGGCCGGTAACGTGTTGGAGCGCCAAGGCCGGCATCAGGAGGCGGCTGAGCGCTATCGTCGAGCGCTCGAGAACGATCCGACGAACGTGGAGGTGCTGGAGGCGCTCGGGGCGGTGTCGCTGCGCCTGGGACGATGGCAGGACGCGCGTGCGGCCTATGAGGCGTTGTTGGCTCGGCTTCCATCCGACCCCGCCTATGACGCGCTGCGAACGCAAGCCAAGTCCGCCCTCGCCAGACTCGACTCCAACGACAGATAG
- the nirD gene encoding nitrite reductase small subunit NirD has translation MSRFVAVARFADLPPGASLAVRINDHSIALFNVGGSIYAIDNICPHAGGPLARGALGGPDAAIVTCPLHGWRFDVRTGQSPHLRGEQLRTFPARVLNGAIEVAVADRVD, from the coding sequence GTGTCTCGCTTCGTGGCCGTGGCTCGTTTCGCCGATCTTCCGCCGGGCGCCTCTTTGGCCGTGCGGATCAACGACCACTCCATCGCCCTGTTCAACGTCGGGGGCTCGATCTACGCCATCGACAACATCTGCCCCCATGCCGGCGGCCCGCTCGCGCGCGGCGCGCTCGGCGGGCCGGACGCAGCCATCGTAACCTGTCCCCTCCACGGCTGGCGCTTCGACGTGCGCACCGGCCAATCCCCCCATCTACGCGGCGAGCAACTTCGCACGTTTCCCGCGCGGGTGCTGAACGGCGCGATCGAGGTGGCGGTGGCGGATCGCGTTGATTAG
- a CDS encoding rhodanese-like domain-containing protein yields MFNVFNRYDQTPGGVNVAGTELKQRLDRGDNIVLVDVREQWEWDIARIDGAKLIPLKELETRKSELNPQDEIVIYCHMGVRSLKALFYLQQQGFTNLKNLSGGIEAWSATVDPKVPRYR; encoded by the coding sequence ATGTTCAATGTCTTCAACCGATACGACCAGACGCCCGGCGGGGTCAACGTCGCCGGGACCGAACTCAAGCAGCGGCTGGATCGCGGGGACAACATCGTCCTCGTGGATGTCCGCGAGCAGTGGGAGTGGGATATTGCGCGAATCGACGGCGCCAAACTCATCCCGCTGAAGGAGTTGGAGACCCGCAAGTCCGAGCTCAACCCCCAAGATGAGATCGTCATCTATTGTCACATGGGTGTGCGCAGCCTCAAGGCGCTCTTCTACCTCCAGCAGCAGGGCTTCACCAACCTGAAGAATCTATCGGGCGGCATTGAAGCCTGGTCAGCGACGGTGGATCCCAAGGTGCCGCGCTACCGGTAG
- a CDS encoding DUF971 domain-containing protein has translation MPPAHRPVEIAKVGESVIRIRWEDGHEGSYSTRYLRGICQCAACVDEWTGEKRVSMDSIPQDIRALKIAPVGQYGIHIDWSDGHTTGIYAFDLLRKMCPCAACLATPLAAL, from the coding sequence ATGCCGCCGGCACACCGACCAGTTGAAATCGCCAAGGTTGGCGAGAGCGTCATCCGGATCCGGTGGGAGGATGGGCACGAAGGCTCGTACAGCACCCGGTATCTACGCGGGATTTGTCAATGCGCGGCGTGTGTGGACGAGTGGACCGGCGAGAAACGCGTCTCCATGGACTCGATCCCGCAGGATATCCGCGCCCTCAAAATCGCCCCGGTCGGCCAATACGGCATTCACATCGACTGGAGCGACGGGCATACCACCGGGATCTATGCGTTCGACTTGCTCCGCAAGATGTGCCCGTGTGCGGCGTGTCTGGCCACGCCCCTTGCGGCGCTGTGA